A single genomic interval of Candidatus Binatia bacterium harbors:
- a CDS encoding ABC transporter substrate-binding protein, producing the protein MNVKNFYVGLVVLGAAVFASVPSFAQNMKVGYWTSGFSLGFGAVMEQMKFAEKEGPKVEWVRFSEVNGPTRAIVSNAIDVAFAAPSTNSMGIAADGVPVTIVLATQIAEAQIVALDGSPIKAMADLKGKKIGMSPPGSATHAITTAILEQNFGLKPDAYSVAPGNEAQLAQFLTQKEIDAGALRSVTIAQMREAKLRRLASVVDEWKKLTKGNAPPILAVMIVYNNYLAKNADAVAKFIAATRNALQYGSKNKDRVAEMLEKAANMRAEDAKAYAGQWDGAYIASLEPQDIASLKRIYEIVRAAGGVKNAVPDNVFDPGPYNRAKQTNR; encoded by the coding sequence ATGAATGTAAAGAACTTTTATGTGGGCCTTGTCGTCCTCGGCGCGGCGGTGTTCGCGTCCGTGCCGTCGTTCGCCCAGAACATGAAGGTCGGATACTGGACCAGCGGCTTCAGCCTGGGGTTCGGCGCCGTCATGGAGCAGATGAAATTCGCCGAGAAGGAGGGACCGAAGGTTGAATGGGTGCGGTTCTCGGAGGTTAACGGGCCGACGCGGGCGATCGTGTCGAACGCAATCGACGTTGCGTTTGCCGCGCCCTCCACCAACTCGATGGGCATCGCCGCCGACGGCGTGCCCGTCACAATCGTTCTCGCGACCCAGATCGCCGAGGCTCAAATCGTCGCGCTCGACGGCTCGCCGATCAAAGCCATGGCGGATCTGAAGGGCAAGAAAATCGGCATGTCTCCTCCCGGCAGCGCAACGCACGCGATTACCACGGCCATTCTCGAGCAAAACTTCGGCTTGAAGCCGGACGCCTACAGCGTCGCGCCGGGGAACGAAGCGCAGCTCGCGCAGTTTCTTACACAAAAAGAGATCGATGCCGGCGCGCTGCGTTCGGTCACGATCGCGCAGATGCGCGAGGCGAAGCTCCGCCGGTTGGCGAGCGTCGTGGACGAGTGGAAGAAGCTCACGAAAGGGAATGCCCCGCCGATTCTCGCGGTGATGATCGTGTACAACAATTATCTCGCCAAGAACGCGGACGCCGTCGCGAAGTTCATCGCCGCGACCCGCAACGCCCTCCAATACGGCTCGAAAAACAAAGACCGCGTCGCCGAAATGCTCGAAAAGGCGGCGAATATGCGCGCGGAAGACGCGAAGGCATACGCCGGGCAATGGGACGGCGCCTATATTGCGAGCCTCGAACCACAGGACATCGCGTCGCTAAAGCGCATCTATGAAATCGTTCGGGCGGCCGGCGGAGTGAAAAACGCCGTGCCGGATAATGTGTTTGATCCCGGACCCTACAATCGCGCCAAGCAAACAAACCGGTGA
- a CDS encoding ABC transporter permease yields MAEAVEESRLPAAANRVLRLDLIAQRLALAALIVAVWWFASLSMPHYILPGPARVWRALALIAANGDLWRNLGVTFWRVAVGFIFSAMIGLPFGILLGANRRVGEFFEPVLPVLNTVSSAIWAIFAIIWFGISNATTIFVVFMTAMPLILTNVWQGTHTVNADFIELARVLRMPDRKIMTKIYLPTILPHFFSGARLAFGFGWRVSLVAETIGSSSGVGYRLRQAADLIQTDQVFAWTLTLVIMMATIEMGILTPLENHLFRWKKEMEAQ; encoded by the coding sequence ATGGCCGAAGCCGTTGAAGAGAGTCGTTTGCCCGCGGCGGCCAATCGGGTACTGCGGCTCGACCTGATCGCTCAGCGGCTCGCGCTCGCCGCGCTGATCGTTGCCGTCTGGTGGTTCGCGTCGCTCTCGATGCCGCACTATATACTCCCCGGGCCGGCGCGCGTCTGGCGGGCGCTCGCTCTCATCGCCGCCAATGGCGACCTGTGGCGCAATCTGGGCGTCACGTTTTGGCGCGTTGCCGTCGGCTTTATCTTTTCCGCGATGATCGGCCTGCCGTTCGGCATCCTTCTGGGCGCGAACCGGCGCGTCGGCGAATTTTTCGAGCCGGTCCTTCCGGTGCTGAACACGGTGTCCTCCGCGATATGGGCGATCTTTGCGATCATCTGGTTCGGGATTTCCAATGCGACGACGATTTTCGTCGTCTTTATGACCGCTATGCCGCTCATCCTCACCAACGTCTGGCAGGGCACGCACACCGTCAATGCCGATTTCATCGAGCTGGCGCGGGTGCTCAGGATGCCGGACCGGAAGATCATGACCAAGATCTACCTGCCGACGATCTTGCCTCACTTTTTTTCCGGGGCGCGTCTCGCCTTCGGCTTCGGCTGGCGCGTCTCGCTGGTCGCGGAGACGATCGGCTCTTCGAGCGGGGTTGGATATCGCCTGCGCCAGGCCGCCGACCTGATTCAGACCGACCAGGTGTTCGCGTGGACGCTCACGCTCGTGATCATGATGGCCACGATTGAAATGGGGATCTTGACTCCCTTGGAAAATCATCTGTTCCGCTGGAAAAAGGAAATGGAAGCGCAATGA
- a CDS encoding NAD(P)/FAD-dependent oxidoreductase produces MDHHVVILGGGFGGLYTAQSLKDAPVRVTLIDRRNFHLFQPLLYQVATGWLSPANIASTLRAVLRRQKNTDVLLGEAIDIDVGGQQVVLSDGAIGYDTLIVGTGSRHHYFGNEHWEALAPGLKTVEDATEIRRRIFLAFEEAEREVDLGKGRSYPTFVIVGGGPTGVELAGALGEITRDTLRHDFRHIDPAAARILLLEAGDRILSTYPDELSAKAEKFLARTGVTVQTGTAVTDIRPDAVVTKRGERVEEIPCRTVVWAAGVKASFLGKTLVQAAGAKLDRAGRVMVEPDLTVPNHPEIFVIGDLANYSHQTGRPLPGVAPVAMQQGRYVAKLIRNRIEGKSLPPFRYRDRGNMAIVGRGTAVADLGKLHFAGYFAWLVWLFVHLIHLVEFEDKVLVLIQWGWYYVTRNRAARLITGEQRVP; encoded by the coding sequence ATGGATCACCACGTCGTCATTCTCGGCGGGGGATTCGGCGGCCTTTACACCGCCCAGTCGTTAAAAGACGCGCCGGTGCGCGTGACCTTGATCGACCGGCGCAATTTTCATCTGTTCCAGCCTTTGCTCTATCAAGTCGCGACCGGCTGGCTCTCGCCCGCCAACATCGCCTCGACGCTCCGGGCCGTTTTAAGGCGGCAGAAAAATACCGACGTTCTCCTGGGCGAGGCGATCGATATCGACGTGGGCGGCCAGCAAGTCGTGCTGAGCGACGGCGCGATCGGCTATGACACGCTGATCGTCGGCACCGGCTCGCGCCATCACTACTTCGGCAACGAGCATTGGGAGGCGCTGGCGCCCGGCCTCAAGACGGTCGAAGACGCGACCGAGATCCGGCGGCGGATTTTTCTGGCATTCGAAGAAGCCGAGCGTGAAGTCGATCTCGGCAAGGGCCGTTCTTATCCGACGTTCGTCATCGTCGGCGGCGGGCCGACGGGAGTCGAGCTGGCGGGGGCGCTCGGAGAAATCACCCGGGACACGTTGAGGCATGACTTTCGCCACATCGATCCCGCCGCCGCGCGAATTTTATTGCTCGAAGCGGGGGACCGGATACTATCGACGTATCCCGACGAGCTTTCCGCCAAGGCGGAAAAATTCCTCGCCCGCACCGGCGTGACGGTGCAGACGGGGACGGCCGTCACGGACATACGTCCCGACGCCGTCGTCACCAAGCGCGGCGAGCGCGTCGAAGAGATTCCGTGCCGGACCGTCGTGTGGGCCGCGGGCGTCAAGGCTTCTTTCCTGGGAAAAACCTTGGTGCAGGCGGCCGGCGCGAAACTGGATCGCGCCGGCCGCGTGATGGTCGAGCCGGACTTGACCGTGCCGAACCATCCCGAGATTTTCGTGATCGGCGACCTGGCGAACTACTCGCATCAAACGGGCAGGCCGCTTCCCGGCGTCGCGCCGGTCGCGATGCAGCAGGGGCGCTACGTCGCCAAGCTCATACGGAACCGCATCGAGGGAAAATCTCTGCCGCCGTTCCGCTACCGCGACCGCGGCAACATGGCGATCGTCGGCCGCGGTACGGCCGTCGCCGATCTTGGGAAACTCCATTTCGCCGGCTATTTCGCCTGGCTCGTATGGCTCTTCGTCCATCTCATCCACCTGGTCGAGTTCGAGGACAAAGTGCTGGTCTTGATCCAGTGGGGCTGGTACTACGTCACCCGCAATCGAGCGGCGCGCCTCATCACCGGCGAGCAGCGGGTGCCGTGA
- a CDS encoding ABC transporter ATP-binding protein produces MTDAITETARQTSAGAGAALPAISLSGVGKSFPGANGKPLEVLRDADLTIAEHAIVGLLGTSGAGKSTLLNIIAGILKPDRGRVCICGAPSEELNDWCAASYMFQDERLLPWRSAIRNVEFALEAGSTPKAERVQRAREALRLVGLNLFEDAFPFQLSGGMRSRVALARSLVTEPRILLMDEPFSRLDAQTRGLMHRELLGIYELKRMTVVFVTHDVEEAVVLADRVAVMTPRPGTIREVVDIAAPRPRDPLEPEVANYIKRLRTLL; encoded by the coding sequence ATGACCGACGCGATTACTGAAACAGCCCGCCAAACGTCCGCCGGCGCCGGCGCGGCCCTGCCGGCAATCAGTTTGAGCGGCGTCGGCAAAAGTTTTCCCGGCGCGAACGGAAAGCCGCTCGAAGTGCTGAGGGACGCCGATCTAACGATCGCCGAACATGCGATCGTCGGCCTGCTCGGAACGTCCGGCGCGGGCAAGAGCACTCTGCTCAACATCATCGCCGGAATCCTCAAGCCCGATCGCGGCCGCGTCTGCATCTGCGGCGCGCCGAGCGAAGAGCTGAACGACTGGTGCGCCGCGAGCTACATGTTCCAGGACGAGCGTCTGCTGCCGTGGCGCAGCGCGATTCGCAACGTCGAATTCGCGCTGGAAGCCGGATCGACGCCCAAGGCCGAGCGCGTCCAGCGCGCCCGCGAAGCGCTTCGTCTCGTCGGTTTAAACCTCTTCGAAGACGCATTCCCTTTTCAGCTTTCCGGCGGCATGCGCAGCCGCGTGGCGCTGGCGCGCAGTCTCGTCACAGAGCCCCGCATTCTATTGATGGACGAGCCGTTCTCGCGTCTTGACGCTCAGACGCGCGGCCTGATGCACCGGGAGCTGCTCGGCATTTACGAGCTCAAGCGCATGACCGTGGTTTTCGTGACGCATGACGTCGAAGAGGCGGTGGTCCTCGCGGATCGGGTCGCGGTGATGACGCCGCGGCCGGGCACGATTCGCGAAGTGGTGGACATCGCCGCGCCCCGGCCGCGCGATCCGCTGGAGCCGGAAGTGGCAAACTATATCAAGCGGCTGCGAACGCTCCTCTGA